A window from Solanum stenotomum isolate F172 chromosome 7, ASM1918654v1, whole genome shotgun sequence encodes these proteins:
- the LOC125870047 gene encoding agamous-like MADS-box protein AGL61 yields MDKRIRKGRQKIDMKLFESKEARIVTFSKRKKGLLKKATLTRADVGVLLFSPSGKTYSCGSTSIEKIIDKFLELKLDDLQHDHAAVGKSNVFEAFEDLRKEVQALEENEKESPHSKYTVSQTYVGAVHGNQVVVGQR; encoded by the coding sequence aTGGATAAGAGGATCAGGAAGGGTAGGCAAAAGattgatatgaaattgtttGAGTCTAAGGAAGCACGCATTGTTACTTTCTCGAAAAGGAAAAAAGGCTTGTTGAAGAAAGCAACTCTGACCAGAGCAGATGTTGGTGTTTTACTCTTTTCACCAAGTGGAAAAACATATTCTTGTGGCTCCACAagtatagaaaaaataatagataaatttcttgaattgaaaCTAGACGATCTCCAACATGATCATGCTGCTGTAGGCAAATCAAATGTTTTTGAGGCATTTGAAGATCTTCGTAAAGAAGTACAAGCATTGGAAGAGAACGAAAAAGAGAGCCCTCACTCAAAATATACTGTCAGTCAAACTTATGTTGGAGCAGTTCATGGCAATCAAGTTGTGGTTGGACAaagataa
- the LOC125871575 gene encoding protein ELC-like, which produces MAPPPPEAAVHSPSSPQYTQQFLSNVLSQRGPSSLPYSEDVKWLIRQHLVSLIDMCPSLQPRTATFTYNDSRTVNLLQANGTVPMVYLDATYNIPVIIWLLESYPRQSPLVFVNPTRHMVVKDSHPFVNSSGIVSIPYLTNWVYPSSNLVELVRNLSNFFSRDPPLYTKRNPNPNPHPPPGTSFSNSGSTRPAIPPRVYPPSPYGSGSGGVVGRKMDDRSEVDKKNAIDELMVKLHSDIEGLGKAREADMEGLFNAQGVLRRREEELRKGVKEMLDEKEGLEQQLQMVLMNTDVLEGWVRDNETKVKKIGNVDVDEAFELCDRLSKQMSDCTASDLAMEDVIYSMDKAIQDGAIPFDQYLRNVRLLSREQFIHRATASKVKAAQMQAQVSHMASRLSQYALS; this is translated from the coding sequence ATGGCACCACCACCTCCGGAGGCGGCGGTTCACTCTCCTTCATCTCCCCAATACACTCAACAATTCTTAAGCAACGTTCTCTCCCAACGAGGTCCTTCTTCTCTCCCTTACTCCGAAGACGTCAAATGGCTGATCCGTCAACACCTCGTTTCGTTAATCGACATGTGTCCTTCTCTTCAACCCAGAACCGCTACTTTCACTTACAACGACAGCAGGACTGTGAATCTCCTTCAGGCGAACGGCACCGTTCCGATGGTCTATCTAGATGCAACCTACAATATTCCGGTCATTATTTGGTTACTGGAATCTTACCCTCGTCAATCACCGTTGGTATTCGTGAACCCCACGCGTCATATGGTCGTCAAAGACTCACATCCATTTGTGAACTCTTCTGGTATTGTTTCGATCCCTTATTTGACAAATTGGGTATACCCAAGTTCGAATCTTGTTGAATTAGTTCGTaatttgagtaatttttttaGCCGTGATCCCCCTTTGTACACCAAACGGAACCCGAACCCGAATCCGCATCCTCCTCCGGGTACTAGTTTTTCGAATAGTGGGTCGACTCGACCCGCGATACCACCTCGGGTGTATCCACCATCACCTTATGGGAGTGGGAGTGGTGGGGTAGTGGGGAGGAAAATGGATGATCGGTCGGAGGTGGATAAGAAGAATGCAATAGATGAGCTTATGGTGAAACTGCATAGTGATATTGAAGGGTTGGGGAAGGCGAGGGAGGCGGATATGGAAGGGTTGTTTAATGCACAAGGAGTGTTGAGGCGTCGAGAGGAGGAGTTGAGGAAAGGGGTTAAGGAAATGCTGGATGAAAAGGAGGGGTTAGAGCAGCAATTACAGATGGTTTTGATGAATACTGATGTGTTGGAAGGGTGGGTTAGAGATAACGAAACGAAAGTGAAGAAAATAGGGAATGTGGATGTGGACGAGGCGTTTGAGCTTTGTGATAGACTTTCAAAACAGATGTCGGATTGTACTGCCTCGGATTTGGCTATGGAGGATGTGATTTATTCGATGGATAAAGCTATACAGGATGGGGCAATTCCTTTTGATCAGTACTTGAGGAATGTAAGGTTGTTGTCGCGTGAACAATTCATTCATCGTGCCACGGCTTCGAAGGTTAAGGCTGCTCAGATGCAGGCTCAAGTTTCTCATATGGCTTCTAGGCTGTCTCAATATGCATTGTCATAG
- the LOC125870049 gene encoding F-box protein At4g12382-like has translation MEDALWSDCIPSDILGLISSRLVAAEYFIFRAVCKKWRYTSVTPPHCPAQPEKSPCLITLRGDTGIVDFFHPVYNVMTTTSIPIPKLMDSRIRSSKGNWLLISHGSHNMFFFNPISNDIIELPDLQEEYENICVWTFSCPPDSSSSACFVVGFDYLDFYEYTF, from the exons atggaGGATGCATTGTGGTCGGATTGTATACCATCAGACATACTCGGATTAATATCATCACGTCTTGTTGCCgcagaatattttatttttcgtgcCGTTTGTAAAAAATGGCGTTACACATCCGTGACCCCTCCACATTGTCCTGCTCAACCAGAAAAATCGCCTTGTTTGATCACATTGCGTGGAGATACCGGAATTGTTGATTTCTTTCATCCCGTGTACAATGTCATGACGACTACGTCTATCCCAATTCCGAAATTAATGGATTCCCGAATTCGAAGTTCAAAAGGTAATTGGTTACTCATAAGTCATGGCAGTCAcaacatgttttttttcaatCCTATTAGCAATGACATAATTGAACTTCCTGATCTACAAGAGGAGTATGAAAATATTTGCGTTTGGACATTCTCATGTCCTCCAGACTCGTCGTCATCTGCTTGCTTTGTTGTTGGTTTTGATTACCTTG ATTTTTATGAGTATACTTTTTGA
- the LOC125871138 gene encoding uncharacterized protein LOC125871138 encodes MRNIASCYNEHAIKVTNSYCSNPSNQVVYNIPSLQNVVTCIYKVKISSIEKQFLIKITWCCLLQHVFSISISEKYTKNFKKVVTILDKSKGSQTIELYSSRFDIYWDLSNAKYEGGPEPINGFFVKILVNCEVGLILGDMGHEFELKKLNLDDKFSRFGLVSRNEHFSSSSVLVTKGKFSENGKCHDILIKNSSSMLFVSIDKKSVIQVKRLQWNFRGNQTIFLDGLVVDFMWDVHDWLCNPKSGCAMFMFRTRSGLDSRLWFDQEKNLEQNEEEEEEKDGFSLMICATKSPD; translated from the coding sequence ATGAGAAATATAGCAAGTTGTTACAATGAGCATGCTATAAAAGTAACAAATTCATATTGTTCAAATCCATCAAATCAAGTAGTATATAACATTCCTTCACTACAAAATGTTGTTACATGTATTTACAAAGTGAAAATTTCATCAATAGAGAAGCAATTCTTGATTAAAATTACATGGTGTTGCTTATTACAACATGTATTTTCAATCAGTATAAGtgaaaaatacacaaaaaatttcaagaaagtagTTACAATATTAGACAAGTCAAAAGGTTCACAAACAATTGAATTGTATTCTTCAAGATTCGACATTTATTGGGATCTTTCTAACGCGAAGTATGAAGGAGGTCCTGAACCGATCAACGGGTTCTTTGTGAAGATATTAGTAAATTGTGAGGTGGGGTTGATTCTTGGTGACATGGGGCATGAGTTTgagttaaaaaaattgaatcttgatGATAAATTTTCAAGATTTGGATTGGTATCAAGAAATGAACATTTTTCAAGTAGTTCTGTTTTGGTTACTAAGGGTAAGTTTAGTGAAAATGGAAAATGTCATGACATTTTGATCAAGAATTCATCTTCAATGTTGTTTGTATCGATTGATAAGAAGAGTGTGATACAAGTGAAGAGATTACAATGGAATTTTCGCGGAAATCAAACGATATTTTTAGATGGATTGGTTGTGGATTTTATGTGGGATGTTCATGATTGGTTGTGTAATCCAAAATCTGGATGTGCAATGTTTATGTTTAGGACAAGAAGTGGATTGGATAGTAGGTTGTGGTTTGATCAAGAGAAGAATTTGGagcaaaatgaagaagaagaagaagaaaaagatggaTTTTCTTTGATGATTTGTGCTACTAAGAGTCCTGATTAA
- the LOC125870851 gene encoding ankyrin repeat domain-containing protein EMB506, chloroplastic isoform X2, translated as MEKIMVLQCNSSSPFTQLWPTTVTATAYTCSFSCSNVVSFRFPRRINMGFRSFQQISRRNSLVNLSKANFWEDPDDGSDSEEEEESEMEEEEEEEEEEDIDVESSFEYGENKAMANFTNGFSNREDEFVKEVEQLLSPEEREILYRNQTLELDKISTEKWNPLHTFALAGQIRFMDRLLEEGLDIDAVDKEGQTALHHAVFGKKEAVISHLLRKGANPQVRDMDGATPLHYAVQVGALQTVKMLIKYKVDVNVADNVGWTPLHVAMQSRNRDIAKVLLVNGADKYRKNKDGKTPLDISLCYGKDFKSYDLAKLLKLVPANREL; from the exons atggagaaaataatgGTGTTGCAGTGTAATTCATCTTCTCCATTTACGCAGCTATGGCCAACTACAGTTACAGCTACGGCTTATACCTGCAGTTTTAGCTGCTCTAATgttgtttctttcagatttccAAGAAGAATTAACATGGGTTTTCGTTCTTTTCAACAAATTTCTAGAAGGAATAGTTTAGTTAACTTAAGTAAAGCTAATTTTTGGGAAGATCCTGATGATGGTAGTGatagtgaagaagaagaggagagtgaaatggaagaagaagaagaagaagaggaggaggaagataTCGATGTTGAGAGTAGCTTTGAATATGGAGAAAATAAAGCTATGGCCAATTTTACAAATGGTTTTTCTAACAGGGAAGATGAGTTTGTGAAAG AGGTTGAACAGCTTTTGAGCCCAGAGGAAAGGGAAATTTTGTATCGCAATCAAACTCTAGAGCTGGATAAGATATCAACT GAAAAATGGAACCCTCTTCACACTTTTGCACTAGCAGGGCAGATACGGTTTATGGATAGACTTCTAGAGGAGGGTCTTGATATTGATGCCGTTGACAAG GAAGGGCAAACAGCTCTTCACCACGCCGTTTTTGGTAAAAAAGAAGCTGTGATCAGTCATCTTCTAAGAAAAGGTGCAAATCCTCAAGTTAGGGATATG GATGGTGCCACCCCTCTACATTATGCAGTTCAAGTAGGAGCCTTGCAAACGgttaaaatgttaatcaaatACAAGGTTGACGTGAATGTTGCTGATAAT GTTGGTTGGACGCCACTGCACGTGGCCATGCAAAGCAGAAACAGAGACATAGCAAAAGTTCTTCTTGTCAATGGAGCAGATAAGTACAGAAAGAATAAG GATGGCAAGACACCCCTTGATATTAGCCTTTGTTATGGCAAAGATTTCAAGTCCTATGATCTGGCTAAGTTACTGAAGCTTGTTCCTGCTAATAGAGAGCTGTGA
- the LOC125870852 gene encoding protein BUD31 homolog 2 translates to MPKVKTNRVKYPEGWELIEPTLSELQAKMREAENDPHDGKRKCEALWPIFKIAHQKSRYIFDLFHRRKEISKELYEFCMDQGYADRNLIAKWKKPGYERLCCLRCMQPRDHNFQTTCVCRVPQHLREEKVIECVHCGCKGCASGD, encoded by the exons ATGCCTAAAGTAAAAACAAACCGTGTCAAATATCCAGAGGGATGGGAGTTGATTGAACCTACTCTTAGTGAACTACAAGCAAAAATGAGGGAAG CTGAGAATGATCCTCATGATGGCAAAAGAAAATGCGAGGCTTTGTGGCCTATTTTCAAAATTGCTCATCAGAAGAGCCGGTATATTTTTGATCTCTTTCACAGGAGGAAAGAGATCTCCAAGGAATTATATGAGTTTTGCATGGATCAAGGATATGCTGATCGAAATTTGATTGCGAAATGGAAAAAG CCTGGTTATGAACGTCTCTGCTGTTTGAGGTGCATGCAACCGCGGGATCACAACTTTCAAACAACCTGTGTCTGCCGTGTTCCACAGCATCTAAGGGAGGAGAAGGTTATAGAATGTGTCCATTGCGGCTGTAAAGGTTGTGCAAGCGGAGATTGA